A DNA window from Akkermansiaceae bacterium contains the following coding sequences:
- a CDS encoding DUF899 domain-containing protein, translating to MNPQSGHRVASRAEWLEARKALLAKEKELTRQRDRLKEELRALPWVKVEKEYVFDGPSGKISLAELFGGRSQLIVYHFMFDPSWEEGCTGCSFISDHVDGARLHFENRDVSYVAVSRAPLAKLEAFRERMGWEFPWVSSGNTDFNYDYDASCTAEQIAEGKASYNFAPTDEPGEHHGVSVFVKDGDGTIYHTYSSYARGLEETLGGFIWMDITPKGRNEDGTMNWIRHHDRYDEGTKKTCGCH from the coding sequence ATGAACCCACAAAGCGGACACAGGGTGGCCAGCCGCGCCGAATGGCTGGAGGCCCGGAAGGCACTCCTGGCCAAGGAAAAGGAACTCACCCGTCAGCGTGACCGGCTGAAGGAGGAGCTGCGCGCTCTGCCGTGGGTGAAGGTGGAGAAGGAATATGTTTTCGATGGCCCATCCGGGAAGATTTCGCTGGCGGAACTTTTCGGAGGGAGGTCCCAGCTCATCGTCTATCACTTCATGTTCGATCCCTCATGGGAGGAGGGCTGCACGGGCTGTTCCTTCATCAGCGACCATGTGGATGGCGCGAGGCTCCATTTCGAGAACCGGGACGTTTCCTACGTGGCGGTTTCCCGCGCGCCGCTGGCAAAGCTGGAGGCGTTCAGGGAGCGGATGGGGTGGGAATTCCCTTGGGTGTCGTCGGGAAACACGGATTTCAACTATGACTACGACGCCTCATGCACGGCGGAGCAGATCGCGGAGGGAAAGGCCTCCTACAACTTCGCCCCGACGGACGAGCCGGGCGAACATCACGGGGTCAGTGTGTTTGTGAAGGACGGGGACGGCACCATCTATCACACCTACTCCTCCTATGCCCGCGGGCTGGAGGAGACGCTGGGAGGCTTCATCTGGATGGACATCACCCCGAAGGGAAGGAACGAAGATGGGACCATGAACTGGATCCGCCATCATGATCGCTACGATGAGGGCACGAAAAAGACCTGCGGCTGCCATTGA
- a CDS encoding DUF1579 domain-containing protein has product MKIRILKLAICAALCGVTTLSAQEMPEMPKPLKEHEWLKKFAGEWTTTSEMKMPTGETVKSTGTEKAEMLGGFWVISKGSGELMGMQMHYAMTLGYDPGKKKYVGTMIDSMMGKMWQYEGSLDESGKILTLETSGPCPMRGGVMSDFQDITEFKEDGVRTFTSRFKDEKGEWVTIFKGEAKKNP; this is encoded by the coding sequence ATGAAAATCCGGATCCTCAAACTCGCCATCTGTGCCGCCCTGTGTGGCGTCACCACCCTCTCCGCACAGGAAATGCCGGAGATGCCCAAGCCGCTGAAGGAACATGAGTGGCTCAAGAAATTCGCGGGGGAGTGGACCACCACTTCCGAGATGAAGATGCCCACCGGAGAGACTGTGAAGAGCACCGGGACGGAGAAAGCCGAGATGCTGGGAGGCTTCTGGGTCATCTCGAAAGGCTCCGGCGAGCTGATGGGCATGCAGATGCACTACGCCATGACGCTGGGCTATGACCCGGGGAAGAAAAAGTATGTCGGCACCATGATCGACTCCATGATGGGGAAGATGTGGCAGTATGAGGGCAGCCTGGATGAGTCCGGGAAGATCCTCACGCTGGAGACCTCCGGCCCATGCCCCATGCGTGGTGGCGTGATGAGTGACTTCCAGGACATCACGGAGTTCAAGGAAGATGGCGTCCGCACCTTCACCAGCCGCTTCAAGGACGAGAAGGGGGAGTGGGTCACCATTTTCAAGGGTGAGGCGAAGAAAAATCCCTGA
- the trpS gene encoding tryptophan--tRNA ligase gives MRILTGLQPSGKLHVGNYFGAMEPAVRLQDEGETFYFIADYHAMTSTQNAEELRKNVRELAIDFLACGLDPERAVFFRQSAVPEVNELAWLLSTVSPMSLLEKCHSYKDKIANGIHPNHALFAYPVLMAADILLYDSNRVPVGKDQKQHLEVTRDLVGKFNEVYGEGILTLPEPIIREETGVILGLDGRKMSKSYGNTLPIFGEEKPTKKLIMRIVTDSTPVEEPKPTENSTILALYKLFASEADYATMVADHEKGGCGYGDLKKRLAEAYWDYFAPMRARREEIVADPDYVDGVLAKGADRARQEAAKVLARVRAATGLR, from the coding sequence ATGAGAATTTTGACGGGACTGCAGCCGAGCGGAAAGCTCCATGTCGGGAATTATTTCGGCGCCATGGAGCCTGCGGTGCGTCTGCAGGATGAAGGGGAGACATTCTATTTCATCGCGGACTACCACGCGATGACCTCCACGCAGAATGCGGAGGAACTGCGGAAAAATGTCCGGGAGCTGGCCATCGACTTCCTGGCCTGCGGGCTGGATCCGGAGCGCGCGGTGTTTTTCCGCCAGAGCGCGGTGCCGGAGGTGAATGAACTCGCCTGGCTGCTCTCCACCGTCTCTCCCATGAGCCTGCTGGAGAAGTGCCACTCCTACAAAGACAAGATCGCCAACGGCATCCACCCGAACCACGCCCTCTTCGCCTATCCGGTGCTGATGGCGGCGGACATCCTCCTTTACGACTCCAACCGCGTGCCGGTCGGCAAGGACCAGAAGCAGCACCTGGAGGTCACCCGCGACCTCGTCGGCAAGTTCAACGAAGTCTATGGCGAAGGCATCCTCACCCTGCCGGAACCCATCATCCGGGAGGAAACGGGCGTCATCCTGGGCCTGGACGGACGGAAGATGAGCAAGAGCTACGGCAACACGCTGCCGATCTTCGGCGAGGAAAAGCCGACCAAGAAGCTCATCATGCGCATCGTCACGGATTCGACCCCGGTCGAGGAGCCGAAGCCCACGGAGAACTCCACCATCCTCGCCCTCTACAAGCTTTTCGCCAGTGAGGCGGACTATGCCACCATGGTGGCGGATCATGAGAAGGGCGGCTGCGGCTACGGCGACCTCAAGAAACGGCTGGCGGAGGCGTATTGGGACTACTTCGCGCCGATGCGCGCCCGCCGTGAAGAGATCGTCGCAGATCCGGACTACGTGGACGGCGTGCTGGCCAAAGGTGCGGACCGTGCCCGCCAGGAGGCGGCCAAGGTTCTCGCCCGGGTCCGTGCGGCCACCGGCTTGCGCTGA
- a CDS encoding pyridoxamine 5'-phosphate oxidase family protein encodes MDKTENLVSEEAVLKLRDLTTHCPTCMFGTDLTATPMHVCPMHTQQVDDAGSLWFFSGLDSEHVGHIRTGSQVQLIYSNPSKYEFLTVFGDAEIVDDPAKVEELWKPLVKAWFPEGKEDPNLTLIRVDPLKAHYWDTKDGKLVVLAKILVGAVTGKVEDGGVQGDLRV; translated from the coding sequence ATGGATAAAACCGAAAATCTCGTATCGGAGGAAGCGGTGTTGAAGCTCCGCGACCTGACCACCCACTGTCCGACCTGCATGTTCGGCACGGACCTCACCGCCACGCCCATGCATGTGTGCCCCATGCACACCCAGCAGGTGGACGACGCCGGCAGCCTCTGGTTTTTCAGCGGACTGGACAGCGAGCACGTGGGCCACATCCGCACCGGATCCCAGGTGCAGCTCATCTACAGCAATCCCTCGAAATATGAATTCCTCACCGTCTTCGGCGATGCCGAGATCGTGGATGATCCCGCGAAGGTCGAAGAACTCTGGAAACCGCTGGTGAAGGCGTGGTTCCCGGAGGGAAAGGAGGACCCGAACCTCACCCTGATCCGCGTCGATCCGCTGAAGGCCCACTACTGGGACACGAAGGACGGGAAACTCGTCGTCCTGGCAAAGATCCTCGTCGGAGCCGTGACGGGAAAGGTCGAGGACGGGGGTGTGCAGGGTGACCTGCGGGTCTAG